TCCCCAGACCGTCTCAGGATGGGTGCGCAGGGTCAGCATTACCTGCCGATACCGGCCTTGATCTTGGGTCTCAAAGGTTTGCAGCTTGGGCTCCCGCTCGAAGTCCATGTTTGGCGGCGGCGTTCCTGCAAAGCCCACTGGCTTGCCGCTCGCATCCAGCAGATAAAGATAGTATTCATCCCGCGACAAAGATCGATAGGGTGAATTGGCCCGTTCTTGGGGAGACTCAGCACAGCGATCGCCCAGTTTGCAAAAATCCGGCACCACCTTCCACACCCCCGGCGTCAGCTGGTGGCGGCGATCGAGGCGCATCTGCAATCCCTCCCGCAAAATGCTCGCCACCGACACCAGTTCTCGATCCAGCGTGATGCGGTGGGCGTGGGCGCTAGCTTCATACACCGCCAGCCCCGCCAGCCCCAAAATCAGCCCCATCACCCCGGCATACCAGCTGGCCAGCCGCCAGCGAGTCCGCAAAAAGAGTTGGCTAGTGTTCATGCTCCACTCGCAGGCGATAGCCCAGCCCGTAGACCGTCTCAATCAGGGATGCCTGGCCGCACTGAGCCAGTTTTCGCCGCAGCCGCCGCATCTGCGCCGCCACGACATTGCTGACCGGCTCCGCATCGAGCTCCCAGAGCTGACTGAGCATTTGGTCGCGCGCCATGATCTGATTGGGATGCTGCATCAGATACTCCAGCAAATGGAACTCCTTTACCGTCAGGGTGAGCGCTTGAATACTGCCACTGCCCTGATCGACCTCTGCGAGCAGGCGATCGTAGTCCAGCGTGATCGGTCCCACCTGGAGGCGGCGCGGCTGAAATTGGGGCGGGCGACGCTGCAAAGCCCGCAGCCGCGCCAAGAGCTCTTCCATGCTAAAAGGCTTGACCAAGTAGTCATCGGCTCCGGCGTCTAGGCCTGCAACCTTATCTTCGAGCCGATCTTTGGCAGTCAGCATGAGGACCGGCAGCGACGAGGCCTGTTGCCGCAGGCGCTGACACAGCTCCAGCCCTGACACCTGAGGCAGCAGCCAGTCGATCACGGCAATGGTGTACTGGGTCCACTGATTGTCTAGATAGTCCCAGGCCTGGCTGCCATCGGTGACCCAATCGACTAAATATCCTTCTTGGGTCAGGGTCCGCTTGATGGCCGCCCCCAAATCTGGCTCATCTTCTACCAGCAGCAACCGCATAGATGACTTGAGTGCTCCTGCCGACGTCGTGATCTGTGAGTCCTAGCCTAGCGACAGAAACGCCCGCATGTGTTGGGCCGTTAGCTCGGGCTGCTCCAGGTGGGGGACGTGGCCGCAGTTGGGAATCCAGATCAGCTTGCTGTCGGCGATCGCCCCTTGGAACTTCTCAGCATCCGCCGTCCCCAAAATGCGATCGTTCTCTCCCCACAAAATCAGCGTTGGCTGCTCCAGCCGGCCCAGCCGCTCCGCAAAAGATCCATAGCCGCCGCTCTTGGTAAACGCGATCAGGGCCTGCCGCCAGCCCGGCGCCTCTAGGTGCAGCGCCCCGCAGCGCAGCGCGTCCGCCGACGCCCACTGGGCATCGTGGTAGGCCGACCGACTAATGCGATCGCGCACCTTCAGATTGCGCAAAAACTCCGTCGCCAAAAATCCCATCGGCGGAAACATCATCTTGCTAGCCGAAGGCCCCGCCGTGTACCCCGCACTGTCGAGCAGCACCAGCTGCTCCACCGCCTCCGGATAGGTCAGCGTAAAGTCGATCGCCGCCGCGCCGCCCATGGACGCGCCCACCAAAATCATTGGTCGCCGAATCAGCGTCTGCCAGCACCCATGCAAATGCGCCTTGATGCTCTCAGGGCTAGGGACGACCCCCGCTGCCCGATCCGTAAATCCAAACCCCAATAGGTCGATCGCCCAGACCTCCCCATAGGGCGCCAGCAAAGGAATCAAGCGCCGAAACTCCAGCACCGAACTGTCAAACCCATGCAGCAGAACGATCGCCGGCCCGCCGCTGCCCTGCTGAACATAGTTCGTCAAGATCGGCTCCGTCGCCAGAGACGTGGCGATCGCCCGGCGCTGCATCCCCTGCGCCAGCGCGATCGAAGTCTCCTCCGTCAGTTCTCGGACCGTCAAAGGCAGAAAATCAGCAAACATACCCGCCAACACCAATTCCCTAAAACAACCCAACTCTTCCTGTCGTGATCCGGTCGTGGTTTTGTCGCGAGAGCTGGCGCGACCAGCGACCATCCCCCAGCGTAGCTGCCCTTCCCCAGGCCACCCCTCACCCTCAGCAACCGGGCACCCCCGAGGCGACCTTCCTCAGCAACCCTTGCGTGACATACTCCTCACCGATACTGACGTATCCGGTGTCGGCTTCTCAGTGACCCCTGGTAACCCATCGGGCGTTTCCTGAGCTTTATTGACGGAATGCCCTACCGCCAAAGACTTGATATTGATCGCTGCATTGTGGTCGCGGTCCAGCGTCAATCCACACTCAGGACAGGTATGAATCCTGTCCTGAAGTGTCTTGGGAACTTTGACCCCGCAACCAGAGCAGTTCTGAGACGTACCGCTGGGATTCACTGCAACCGTCAACAACCCGGCTCTTTCAGCCTTGATTGCCAGAATTTGCAGGAACTGACCCCAACCAGCATCATGGGTCGACTTTGCCAGTTTGCTTCTGGCAATACCTCGAATGTTCAGCTTTTCATGAGCGACATGCTTCCTTTGAAATAAAAGCTTGTTTGCGACTTTGTGGTGAAAGTCCTTGCGCTGATTTGAGACTTTTAGGTGCGCCTTGGCAACTCGTTTAACCGCCTTCTTCCGGCGATTGGACCCTTTTTTCTTGCGTGACAGTGAACGCTGCAACCGCTTCAGACGCTTTTCAGCTTTTCGGTAGTGCTGGGGAATGGGTTCTTCTTGCCCTGCATCGTCTACCAAAAACGACTTCAAGCCCAAATCAATCCCCATCGTGTTCTCAATGCCGGTGGCATCGAGAGTGAGAGCTGGGACAGAGGAGTCTTCCAAGCTCAGAGTCACATACCAGCCATCAACTTTGTAGCTGACGGTGGCGGTCTTGACCTTGAAGCCTTCCGGTAAGGGTCGATGCTGAATCAGTTTCACCCAGCCAATCTTGGGGAGATTGATTTGTTTGCCCTGGATGCAGTCTTGCTTTGCTTGCGGGAAGGTGAAGGAGCGATAGCGGCCTGCTCCTTTGAAGCGAGGCTTGCCGCTTCGCTTGCCGTTGCAGTCTCCCTTGAGCCAGCGGTCAAAGGTCTTCTTCACCCGGCCAATGCAGTCTTGCAGAACTTGAGAGTGAATCTGCTGGTACTCCGGAAACAGAGCTTTGGAGTTCACCAGGTCTCGTTTCTGAGAGTAGAAGTCAGGATTCTCTCGAAGCTCTGGCAGATGACAAATTAAGGGACAGACATTGATGTCACAGCGGTTTTGTTCATACCAAGAGAACCGCTCACCGAGACGGTAGTTGTACTGTCTGCGCAAGAGTTCCAGCCATTCGCTCATCAAGGCGACTTGACTGGAAGTTGGACGCAATCGGTACTGGTAGGCGGTTCTCATTTGAGTATTTTACTGGGTGCGATTTTTCAGCATCCGTTCCCTGAGCTGGAGAGTAGGAATTTCTGACTTGGGGCAGAAGAGGGGGTTCATGACGGGGCTGGTCGCCTCTCGCGTCAAACAGGGTTCACCGACCGCCCCGCCATAAACGCGCCTTCCTCTCACGCCAAATCAGAGATTATGGACGTGAGGCTTCTGGCTGAACTAGCTAATTGTCACATTTCAACACAAAACATCTTGCGCTTGATTAAGGAGAAATTTTTTGTCCCATCCGTCGCCTCTCCTAAATCCAGCCTTGTTTGTTAATTAATCAAAACTTTTCGACGCTCTCTCTTCAGACTTTTAAATGATAGTAATCATCTGTTACATCTAAACATCAGAAAATCTGAAAACTCGCCAGCTGAGCCACCTTTGCCAGTATCATTAGCTGCTAATGGGGAGTTCAAGGCAGCTGCGGACAAAATTTTACCGAGAAATATTTTGTCCTCATTTCAACCCTGACCCATCAGACTGTCGTGAATCATCCTCAACATTGTTAACTCATGACGAATTCCAAAACGAGTTGTAGGTCAACTCACTATGATTGAAAAAATTCTACTTGCTGATTCTGGTGCAGGTCAGGCCGAAGCCATGATCAAAACCCTCATGGATCTGCCCTGTATCCAAAGGGCTTCCGTGACTGTCCTGCACGTTGTTCCTTCCCAGGTCACCACCGATGAAATGACCGAAAAGTGGGAGGAGGGGGGCAAAATCCTTGCGACCGCCGTCCAATCTCTCAACCTCGACCCCAGCCACGTCTCCACCATGCTCAAGCAGGGAGAGCCCAAAGACGTCGTCTGCCAGGTCGCAGAAGACATCGGCGCTGACCTCATCATCATGGGCTCTCGCGGCCTCAAGCGCCTTCAGTCCATCCTCGAAAACTCCGTCAGCCAGTACGTCTTCCAGCTGTCGTCCCGCTCCATGCTCCTCGTGCGCGACGACATCTACGTCAAGAAGCTCCAGCGCATCATGGTTGCTCTTGACAACTCCGAATCGGCGAAGGACTGCTTGAAGCTCGCCCTGTATCTCATTCGAGATGTCAAAGGCGGTCAAATCATCCTGACCCACGTCACCAAAGGCCAAAAAGGCCCCGACAGCCCCGATCAAGATCCGGTCTTGGTAGCCGCAGCCGAAGAAGCCCGAAAACAAGGGGTTTCCTACAAATGCGTTTCCAAGGTGGGTAAGGCAGGAGAAGAAATCTGCTCCCTGGTGGATGAGATGGGCGTTGATCTCTTGATGCTGGGATCCCCCGATCGCCGTCCCTCCATTGCCAAAGGGCTCCCGGACCTCGATCGCCTTCTAGGGACCTCGCTGTCTGACTACATCCGGGTCTATGCTAACTGTCCCGTACTCCTAACGCGGACTCTAGCCTAGCGTTCTCTCAGTTTTCTCGCTTCACAAATCAAAGCTCCCATCCCTTACAG
This genomic stretch from Geitlerinema sp. PCC 7407 harbors:
- a CDS encoding RNA-guided endonuclease TnpB family protein, whose translation is MRTAYQYRLRPTSSQVALMSEWLELLRRQYNYRLGERFSWYEQNRCDINVCPLICHLPELRENPDFYSQKRDLVNSKALFPEYQQIHSQVLQDCIGRVKKTFDRWLKGDCNGKRSGKPRFKGAGRYRSFTFPQAKQDCIQGKQINLPKIGWVKLIQHRPLPEGFKVKTATVSYKVDGWYVTLSLEDSSVPALTLDATGIENTMGIDLGLKSFLVDDAGQEEPIPQHYRKAEKRLKRLQRSLSRKKKGSNRRKKAVKRVAKAHLKVSNQRKDFHHKVANKLLFQRKHVAHEKLNIRGIARSKLAKSTHDAGWGQFLQILAIKAERAGLLTVAVNPSGTSQNCSGCGVKVPKTLQDRIHTCPECGLTLDRDHNAAINIKSLAVGHSVNKAQETPDGLPGVTEKPTPDTSVSVRSMSRKGC
- a CDS encoding universal stress protein — its product is MIEKILLADSGAGQAEAMIKTLMDLPCIQRASVTVLHVVPSQVTTDEMTEKWEEGGKILATAVQSLNLDPSHVSTMLKQGEPKDVVCQVAEDIGADLIIMGSRGLKRLQSILENSVSQYVFQLSSRSMLLVRDDIYVKKLQRIMVALDNSESAKDCLKLALYLIRDVKGGQIILTHVTKGQKGPDSPDQDPVLVAAAEEARKQGVSYKCVSKVGKAGEEICSLVDEMGVDLLMLGSPDRRPSIAKGLPDLDRLLGTSLSDYIRVYANCPVLLTRTLA
- a CDS encoding alpha/beta fold hydrolase; translation: MFADFLPLTVRELTEETSIALAQGMQRRAIATSLATEPILTNYVQQGSGGPAIVLLHGFDSSVLEFRRLIPLLAPYGEVWAIDLLGFGFTDRAAGVVPSPESIKAHLHGCWQTLIRRPMILVGASMGGAAAIDFTLTYPEAVEQLVLLDSAGYTAGPSASKMMFPPMGFLATEFLRNLKVRDRISRSAYHDAQWASADALRCGALHLEAPGWRQALIAFTKSGGYGSFAERLGRLEQPTLILWGENDRILGTADAEKFQGAIADSKLIWIPNCGHVPHLEQPELTAQHMRAFLSLG
- the rppA gene encoding two-component system response regulator RppA, encoding MRLLLVEDEPDLGAAIKRTLTQEGYLVDWVTDGSQAWDYLDNQWTQYTIAVIDWLLPQVSGLELCQRLRQQASSLPVLMLTAKDRLEDKVAGLDAGADDYLVKPFSMEELLARLRALQRRPPQFQPRRLQVGPITLDYDRLLAEVDQGSGSIQALTLTVKEFHLLEYLMQHPNQIMARDQMLSQLWELDAEPVSNVVAAQMRRLRRKLAQCGQASLIETVYGLGYRLRVEHEH